A region of uncultured Draconibacterium sp. DNA encodes the following proteins:
- the ltrA gene encoding group II intron reverse transcriptase/maturase: MIEQILTRKNLLQAMYKVRQNHGSAGVDGMPVTRLSDLLAIDKKELTAKVRSGKYLPQAILGVEIPKGKGKTRLLGIPTVTDRLLQQAVLQVITARFEYEFSDSSFGFRPNRSVQQAVLKAKGYINEGFQHIVDIDLKTFFDEVNHCYLLQLLYRKIKCRETMRLIRKWLRSPIQIKGKLVKRRKGVPQGSPLSPLLSNIMLHELDRELERQGFRFVRYADDFSIYLKTKTSARKVGNNIYRFLKRKLKLPINREKSGIRRPVHFILLGFGFVPTYRKGERGKYQLVVSEKSWSSLKYKLKTITRKTTPMSFDERIGKLNEVQRGWINAFRLASIQIKLADLDGWLRNRLRYCIWHYWKKPERKRKNLIRLGVDPGKAYQWSRSRMGGWAIAQSPILGTTITVDRLKMRGYVPLLDLYNEVKPKSPLFPMT; the protein is encoded by the coding sequence ATGATTGAACAAATTCTAACGCGGAAAAACCTGTTACAGGCAATGTATAAAGTCCGGCAGAACCACGGTTCGGCAGGAGTTGACGGTATGCCGGTAACCCGCTTGTCAGACTTACTTGCTATCGACAAGAAAGAACTAACAGCTAAGGTTCGAAGCGGGAAGTATTTACCACAAGCCATTTTAGGAGTAGAGATTCCGAAAGGAAAAGGGAAAACCCGTTTACTGGGGATCCCTACAGTAACCGATCGCCTGTTACAACAGGCAGTTTTACAAGTAATCACGGCACGTTTCGAGTATGAGTTTTCGGATTCCAGTTTTGGATTCCGCCCCAACCGGAGCGTGCAACAGGCAGTACTGAAGGCAAAGGGCTACATCAACGAGGGGTTTCAGCATATCGTCGATATCGACCTGAAAACTTTCTTCGACGAAGTAAACCACTGCTACCTTCTGCAACTGCTTTACCGCAAAATCAAATGCCGCGAAACGATGCGTCTTATCCGCAAGTGGCTGCGTTCCCCGATTCAAATCAAGGGAAAACTGGTTAAACGCCGCAAAGGCGTACCGCAGGGCAGCCCGCTGAGCCCGTTACTGTCGAACATCATGCTACATGAACTCGACAGGGAACTGGAACGGCAAGGCTTTCGATTTGTTCGTTATGCTGATGACTTTAGTATTTATCTGAAAACTAAAACATCCGCCCGAAAAGTTGGGAATAACATCTATCGTTTTCTGAAACGAAAACTGAAGTTGCCCATCAACCGGGAGAAAAGCGGTATCCGTCGTCCTGTACATTTTATCCTTCTCGGTTTTGGCTTTGTGCCAACCTACCGGAAAGGTGAACGCGGCAAGTATCAACTGGTAGTATCAGAAAAGAGCTGGAGCAGTTTAAAGTACAAACTGAAAACCATCACCCGCAAGACCACCCCAATGAGTTTCGACGAGCGTATCGGAAAACTTAACGAGGTTCAGCGCGGCTGGATCAATGCTTTCCGTTTGGCAAGTATACAGATCAAACTCGCTGACCTTGACGGGTGGCTTCGCAACCGCCTCCGATATTGTATTTGGCATTACTGGAAGAAACCCGAACGAAAAAGGAAAAACCTGATTCGTTTAGGCGTCGATCCGGGAAAAGCCTATCAATGGAGCCGTTCGCGAATGGGTGGCTGGGCTATTGCCCAAAGCCCAATTCTTGGTACTACAATTACTGTTGATCGGTTGAAAATGCGGGGTTACGTTCCTTTGCTGGATCTTTACAACGAGGTGAAACCAAAATCACCGTTGTTTCCTATGACTTAG